The Paenibacillus sp. MBLB1832 genome has a window encoding:
- a CDS encoding carbohydrate binding domain-containing protein, whose translation MRAWSKRIAILLLVGITAMGVIPFVLQPKQADAVTWQPTEEAEYRHYHGLGWWQEPENELRYAHAMGYKYVFLEKSQAKQISNSPYKKNLNWYYNDVYKHVRPLSSMSLSAGTLSDLKSRYPNTFVDWPEMSRALNIPELNSLKSYNNAVYMEIKNLYETYFTISNTTKSFPDNLLGLRWSSEAYEPFYDFQKQSVITFLINRIKEDVTAYDDPANNFLFTGIMQDVPEMYKEADYNVLPANNTTYKAGWFEFLRQLKDDLIASYPTRSIKFVFEPYRVLDWVNDVNGTSYSSADKKKILGDYLSAESIQDVVTNPAITGTGLLANEDVGSSTPDFNPTELNYTPYALPLLGELASNGKFFNWYGRPGPEPYSTSKADHDASIMLLSDAMKLARILPNWENLNGVLLSGRSWNKTTLSYSSSKSVANKNVIAARRPGTNMIYAHFLNSSGTIPLQSGESVVKVMRVNEYMEPTVSGAADLSVSGSTVSINWASAYDRKTYIIYTSVGNELLSNGSFEDGVTTGWTYAGGSQAAIDGSTYDNKALNVTGRTSASSGVTQVVTAALQAGGMANYNVSARVKMGTGSDTMKLGFTLTTSAGTVDRSVTVPVGSSWTTLIETIPVTWSGTLTDAKFYIQTTGTTNDFQINEITVKKDTGGDVVSNGDFESGTSGWYVSGAGTIAAGAEGPKQGSGYVTLTGRQSASAAVNMTIYKKLLELGMGTYSFSGWSRMSAGTDNVKLSVAITDDTGWHKVNGPTFSADTSWKSMSGTIALSWTGTLKDAYAIVETTTTTNDLSLDDLSLGGNELLTDRDFEFGVNQYWWKTGTGAVLKYDTEPRTFLKHTGRTITWHGPSQDIQDMLLTNGQGNYTLSFEGRVDSGTPTMTAKVKLVDANGSRIFPLTLNATTAWGKVTGSVNLTWSNLTYGQLYIESSSATADLYVDQVSLTKTTVAATLLGYSDFTGGTGGMTANGSSISTYDSVYFGNKALRISGRTQNYQGAYQSVLNTLQASGSGNYKVASWVKLGSGTDTVRVTIKLQYGTGSPVYKSVTVSADTEWKELAGMISNVNTSGLTAADLYFQTDTLNTADLYIDQVSLVKG comes from the coding sequence ATGAGAGCATGGTCCAAACGAATCGCCATTTTGCTGCTCGTCGGCATTACGGCTATGGGCGTCATACCGTTCGTACTGCAGCCTAAACAAGCCGATGCCGTCACTTGGCAGCCGACGGAAGAAGCCGAATATCGGCACTACCATGGGCTTGGCTGGTGGCAGGAGCCTGAGAACGAGCTGAGGTATGCGCATGCGATGGGGTACAAGTATGTATTTCTCGAGAAGAGTCAAGCGAAGCAGATCTCGAACTCACCTTACAAGAAGAATCTCAATTGGTATTACAACGACGTTTACAAGCATGTGCGCCCTCTCTCCTCCATGAGCTTGAGTGCCGGAACGCTGAGTGACCTCAAGTCCCGCTACCCGAATACGTTCGTGGATTGGCCAGAAATGTCACGTGCGCTGAATATTCCGGAGCTCAACAGCCTGAAGTCCTACAACAATGCCGTCTATATGGAGATAAAGAACCTCTATGAAACCTACTTCACCATTTCCAACACAACTAAGTCATTCCCAGACAATCTGCTCGGCTTACGTTGGTCAAGCGAAGCGTATGAGCCTTTTTACGATTTTCAGAAGCAGAGCGTGATCACGTTCCTGATCAATCGGATCAAGGAGGACGTGACGGCGTACGATGACCCGGCCAACAATTTTTTGTTCACCGGCATCATGCAGGACGTGCCGGAGATGTACAAGGAAGCGGATTACAACGTTCTTCCGGCTAACAATACGACGTATAAGGCGGGCTGGTTCGAGTTTCTGCGGCAGCTCAAAGACGATCTGATCGCCAGCTATCCGACACGTTCGATCAAGTTCGTGTTCGAACCCTACCGGGTCCTGGATTGGGTGAATGACGTAAACGGAACGAGCTACAGTAGTGCGGATAAGAAGAAAATACTTGGCGATTATCTGTCAGCTGAGTCCATTCAGGATGTCGTCACGAACCCAGCCATAACTGGTACGGGCCTGCTGGCTAACGAGGACGTTGGCAGCTCGACGCCGGATTTTAACCCGACAGAACTGAATTATACGCCTTATGCGCTGCCGTTGCTTGGAGAACTTGCTAGTAACGGAAAGTTTTTTAATTGGTACGGGAGGCCAGGACCAGAGCCGTATTCGACCTCGAAGGCAGACCACGATGCCTCGATCATGCTGTTATCCGATGCGATGAAGCTGGCCCGTATTCTTCCGAATTGGGAGAACCTGAACGGTGTCTTGCTTAGCGGACGCTCCTGGAACAAGACGACGCTCAGCTATAGCAGCTCGAAGAGCGTAGCGAACAAGAATGTGATTGCCGCAAGACGGCCGGGGACGAACATGATCTACGCTCACTTCCTGAACAGTTCAGGGACGATCCCGTTGCAGTCAGGGGAGTCGGTTGTGAAGGTCATGAGGGTGAACGAGTACATGGAACCGACGGTTAGCGGCGCAGCCGACTTAAGCGTCAGTGGTTCGACGGTCAGCATCAACTGGGCTTCGGCATATGATCGTAAGACGTATATCATTTACACGTCTGTCGGCAACGAGCTGTTAAGTAACGGCTCCTTCGAGGATGGCGTGACCACGGGCTGGACATATGCGGGAGGTTCGCAAGCGGCCATAGACGGTAGCACATATGACAATAAGGCGCTGAACGTAACGGGCCGAACGAGCGCTTCCTCAGGCGTTACGCAAGTTGTGACGGCCGCCCTTCAAGCAGGAGGAATGGCTAATTATAACGTGAGCGCTAGGGTCAAGATGGGGACTGGGTCCGATACGATGAAGCTGGGCTTCACGCTTACGACCAGTGCGGGAACGGTCGACCGCAGCGTGACCGTTCCAGTCGGCTCGAGCTGGACTACGCTCATCGAGACGATTCCGGTCACCTGGAGCGGGACGCTCACCGATGCGAAGTTTTATATCCAGACGACGGGGACGACGAACGATTTTCAGATTAATGAAATTACGGTTAAGAAGGATACGGGAGGAGACGTGGTCAGTAACGGTGATTTCGAGAGTGGAACCTCAGGCTGGTATGTCAGCGGCGCTGGAACTATCGCGGCGGGCGCAGAGGGGCCAAAGCAAGGAAGCGGTTACGTGACCTTGACTGGACGGCAATCGGCGTCTGCTGCCGTTAACATGACCATCTATAAGAAGCTGCTCGAGCTCGGTATGGGGACGTACAGCTTCTCCGGCTGGTCCCGAATGTCGGCAGGTACGGATAATGTGAAGCTGTCCGTGGCCATTACCGATGACACCGGCTGGCACAAGGTAAACGGCCCGACGTTCTCGGCGGATACATCGTGGAAGTCGATGTCAGGCACGATCGCTCTGAGTTGGACGGGGACGCTGAAGGATGCGTATGCCATTGTGGAGACGACAACAACGACGAACGACTTATCGCTAGATGACCTCAGTCTAGGCGGCAATGAGCTGCTGACGGACCGGGATTTCGAGTTCGGCGTGAACCAGTATTGGTGGAAGACCGGCACGGGCGCTGTCTTGAAATATGATACGGAGCCACGCACGTTCCTCAAACATACGGGACGCACCATCACCTGGCATGGGCCGTCTCAGGACATACAAGATATGCTGCTTACGAACGGACAAGGGAACTATACGCTCAGCTTCGAGGGAAGAGTGGACAGCGGGACACCAACGATGACGGCGAAGGTGAAGCTTGTGGATGCGAACGGAAGCCGAATATTCCCATTGACCTTGAATGCGACAACTGCATGGGGCAAAGTGACGGGAAGCGTCAACTTGACATGGTCCAACCTGACGTATGGCCAGTTGTATATCGAGAGCAGCTCGGCGACAGCCGATCTGTATGTGGACCAGGTTTCGCTCACCAAGACGACGGTTGCCGCCACGCTGCTCGGTTACTCGGACTTTACGGGAGGAACGGGGGGCATGACGGCGAACGGCAGCAGCATCTCCACGTACGACTCGGTTTACTTTGGCAACAAGGCGCTTCGCATCAGTGGCAGGACGCAGAACTATCAAGGGGCCTATCAGTCGGTGTTGAATACGCTGCAAGCAAGCGGGAGCGGAAATTACAAGGTGGCGTCGTGGGTGAAGTTGGGGTCCGGCACCGATACGGTTAGGGTGACAATTAAGCTGCAGTATGGGACGGGATCACCGGTGTACAAGTCGGTAACGGTATCAGCGGATACGGAATGGAAGGAGCTTGCGGGAATGATCAGCAATGTGAACACATCGGGACTAACAGCGGCCGACCTATATTTCCAGACCGATACCCTGAATACAGCGGATCTGTATATCGATCAGGTAAGCCTAGTGAAGGGGTAA
- a CDS encoding ABC transporter permease, with translation MEAVVVRKSMDRKKTMLRTNTFHYLLMLAPGFIVIALINLLPMYGILIAFKHFNVGLGVWKSPWTGWENFDAVLRNPSSFKVIKNTLVIAVMKIIAGQIVPLAFALLLNEVRIRSFKRIVQTVVYLPHFLSWVILAGIIRDMLSLDGLINKLVIALGLQPIMFLGSNTWFRPIIILTDVWKEFGFAAIVYLAALTAINPSLYEAGDMDGATRMQKLRFITLPSLSPTIVLLATLSLQNVLNAGFDQVFNLYNNLVYDTGDIIDTYVYRMGLENLQYEIGTAVGLIKSVISMALIIIAYKLASKYANYRIF, from the coding sequence ATGGAAGCCGTCGTCGTTCGAAAATCCATGGACAGAAAAAAAACTATGCTGCGAACCAATACCTTTCATTATTTGCTGATGCTGGCTCCAGGCTTTATCGTCATTGCTCTTATTAATTTGTTGCCGATGTACGGGATTCTCATTGCATTTAAACATTTTAACGTAGGTCTTGGCGTGTGGAAGTCTCCTTGGACAGGATGGGAAAATTTCGATGCCGTCTTGCGCAATCCGTCCAGTTTCAAGGTGATAAAGAATACGCTTGTGATTGCGGTGATGAAAATTATTGCAGGTCAAATCGTACCACTTGCATTTGCTTTGCTGCTGAACGAAGTAAGGATTAGATCGTTCAAGCGGATAGTCCAAACCGTGGTCTATCTTCCCCATTTTTTATCTTGGGTTATTCTTGCCGGCATTATCCGCGATATGCTTTCGCTTGACGGTCTCATCAACAAGTTAGTGATCGCTCTCGGACTCCAGCCCATCATGTTTCTTGGCAGCAACACGTGGTTTCGGCCGATTATTATCCTTACCGATGTTTGGAAGGAATTCGGTTTTGCGGCCATCGTCTATCTCGCTGCGTTGACGGCGATCAATCCATCTCTCTATGAAGCAGGGGATATGGACGGGGCCACCCGCATGCAGAAGCTTCGTTTCATTACACTGCCGAGTCTATCCCCTACGATCGTTCTACTAGCTACCTTAAGCTTGCAAAATGTATTAAACGCTGGCTTCGACCAAGTGTTTAACTTGTACAACAATTTGGTCTACGATACAGGAGATATTATCGACACGTATGTGTACCGGATGGGTCTGGAAAATTTGCAATACGAAATCGGGACCGCTGTTGGCTTAATTAAATCCGTAATCAGTATGGCATTGATCATAATCGCCTATAAATTGGCTTCCAAATATGCAAACTATCGGATCTTTTGA
- a CDS encoding carbohydrate ABC transporter permease: MSTATALSRKKTSTADLVIIGAMIVISALCMFPLLHNLAVSFSSQGPANAGLVTVWPVQPTLSSYLEIIKDEKFFQALWVSIERVFFVTVLAFLLTVHIAFPLSRDAKQFPLRSVFVWLLVFVMMFNGGLIPFYLAMKKLHLTNSFWGLVIPLVINVFNVILVINFFRNIPKELDESASIDGAGPWKVLYAVYLPLSVPVLATITLFNIVNTWNEYFLGLIMVQNQAQIPLQTYIQQIIVQIDPTRIASGDTAYLANISNKTLNAAKIMVTMIPIMLVYPFLQRYFINGIMLGSVKE, encoded by the coding sequence ATGAGTACCGCAACCGCGCTTAGCCGCAAAAAAACGTCTACCGCCGACCTCGTCATTATAGGCGCCATGATCGTGATATCAGCCCTGTGCATGTTTCCGTTATTGCATAATTTAGCCGTCTCTTTTAGCTCGCAAGGGCCTGCCAATGCCGGTCTAGTCACGGTGTGGCCAGTCCAACCTACGCTGTCGTCCTATCTGGAAATTATCAAGGACGAGAAATTTTTTCAAGCGCTGTGGGTGTCGATCGAGCGGGTGTTCTTTGTAACAGTGCTCGCCTTTCTGCTTACCGTTCATATCGCTTTCCCTCTGTCACGGGACGCGAAACAGTTTCCCCTGCGAAGCGTCTTCGTATGGCTGCTCGTGTTCGTCATGATGTTTAACGGCGGACTGATTCCGTTCTACCTCGCGATGAAAAAGCTTCACTTAACGAACAGCTTCTGGGGGCTTGTAATACCGCTCGTCATCAACGTCTTCAACGTTATCCTGGTCATTAACTTCTTCCGGAATATCCCGAAGGAGCTGGACGAAAGCGCCAGTATCGACGGAGCGGGACCGTGGAAAGTGCTGTATGCCGTATACCTCCCGCTATCGGTGCCAGTGCTTGCGACTATTACCTTATTCAATATCGTGAACACGTGGAATGAATATTTTCTAGGATTGATTATGGTGCAGAATCAAGCGCAGATCCCTCTACAGACCTATATTCAACAAATTATCGTGCAGATCGACCCGACTCGTATCGCCAGCGGTGATACGGCGTATTTAGCGAACATCTCCAACAAGACACTGAACGCCGCTAAAATCATGGTTACGATGATTCCTATCATGCTCGTTTACCCGTTTCTGCAGCGCTATTTTATTAACGGCATCATGCTTGGCTCCGTCAAGGAGTAA
- a CDS encoding extracellular solute-binding protein has translation MKKVIISAFALTLTLSLSGCASKDSGSSNTTSPAPSSSSTQTPVQKGPFAKYDKTVEFTAVMGVNQDPKFPAGQSYENNPFLNFVQDTLNVKQKLLWTAPTDGEQYFKKLSISFASGDLPDIFSIDTDKAPALLKQLIDAGQIEDLTQVYKDYASDDVKKNFELGQNNALNSATFGGKLMAIPNSSDAAQTNVIWVRQDWLDKQGLKPPQTLDDLRAIAKAFATGDPDGNGKNDTVGLSVAGVNSLTAPSGSMHSLDVIFNYFNAYPSIWLKDKDGKLVWGGVQPEVKDALAVMADMFKNKELDPEFGVKDNGKTTADLGAGKSGLVFQPWWAPLYPLGNTLQNNPNANWKAYSLPGKDGKIHATFDKLATQYLVVKKGFKNPELAVKLANLSTAMKMNKYPDISKKRLEDYSAASSSAQWGFVGGGAQVIDPFTVESTQKKITDVIGGKLDVSKLDQEEKSIYDKIKKFEPNVGKPVAKELVPDWQQHAAWMYGLAPTTKTPTSIIYNGFNGTTDSMSKNWTSLQDLTKESYLKIIMGREPISYFDTFVKRWNEMGGEAITKEVQNYKQ, from the coding sequence ATGAAAAAAGTTATCATCAGCGCTTTCGCCTTGACGCTGACACTTTCGCTATCAGGATGCGCCAGCAAGGATTCAGGAAGCAGCAATACGACAAGCCCGGCACCGTCATCTTCCTCGACGCAAACGCCGGTCCAGAAAGGTCCTTTTGCTAAATATGACAAGACGGTTGAATTCACAGCCGTTATGGGCGTTAACCAAGACCCCAAGTTCCCTGCGGGTCAATCGTATGAGAACAACCCATTTCTGAACTTCGTCCAAGACACGCTGAATGTTAAGCAAAAGTTGCTGTGGACGGCTCCAACGGATGGCGAGCAATATTTCAAGAAGCTGAGCATATCGTTCGCGAGTGGTGATCTGCCGGACATTTTCTCCATCGATACAGACAAGGCTCCAGCTTTACTGAAGCAGCTCATTGATGCGGGCCAGATCGAGGATTTAACGCAAGTATACAAAGATTATGCTTCCGATGATGTCAAGAAAAACTTCGAACTCGGACAGAACAACGCCTTGAACAGCGCGACGTTCGGCGGCAAGCTGATGGCGATCCCGAACAGCAGCGATGCTGCGCAGACGAACGTCATCTGGGTTCGCCAAGATTGGCTCGACAAGCAAGGGTTGAAGCCGCCGCAAACACTCGATGATCTCAGAGCAATCGCCAAAGCGTTCGCAACCGGCGATCCGGACGGCAACGGCAAGAACGATACGGTTGGTCTGTCCGTAGCAGGAGTAAACTCATTAACGGCACCGTCCGGTTCGATGCACTCCTTGGATGTGATTTTCAACTACTTCAACGCATACCCGAGCATTTGGCTAAAAGATAAAGACGGTAAGCTCGTGTGGGGCGGCGTTCAGCCCGAAGTGAAAGACGCTTTGGCCGTTATGGCGGACATGTTCAAGAACAAAGAGCTTGACCCCGAATTCGGCGTTAAAGATAACGGCAAGACGACCGCTGATCTTGGCGCAGGTAAATCGGGTCTAGTCTTCCAGCCTTGGTGGGCACCGCTTTATCCGCTAGGCAACACGCTGCAAAATAACCCGAACGCGAACTGGAAAGCGTATAGTCTGCCAGGTAAGGACGGCAAGATACACGCAACCTTCGATAAGCTGGCGACGCAATACCTCGTAGTCAAGAAGGGGTTTAAGAATCCGGAGCTTGCTGTCAAGCTGGCTAACCTGTCGACCGCTATGAAGATGAACAAGTATCCCGACATTTCGAAGAAGCGCTTGGAAGATTACAGTGCGGCTTCCTCGAGCGCACAGTGGGGCTTCGTAGGCGGCGGAGCGCAAGTCATCGATCCGTTTACGGTAGAATCAACACAGAAGAAAATTACGGATGTTATTGGCGGCAAGCTGGACGTGTCCAAGCTGGACCAAGAAGAGAAGTCCATTTACGACAAAATCAAGAAGTTTGAGCCGAACGTCGGAAAACCGGTTGCGAAGGAGCTAGTCCCGGATTGGCAGCAACATGCGGCTTGGATGTACGGTCTTGCACCGACGACGAAAACGCCGACATCGATCATCTACAATGGATTTAACGGTACGACGGATTCCATGTCCAAGAACTGGACGTCGCTGCAGGACTTGACCAAAGAAAGTTATTTGAAAATTATTATGGGTCGCGAACCGATCAGCTACTTCGACACTTTTGTGAAGCGCTGGAACGAAATGGGCGGCGAAGCGATTACTAAAGAAGTACAGAACTATAAACAATAA
- a CDS encoding response regulator transcription factor, with product MIEALIVDDEYIVRKGLVHMFPWEEFGIRIAGEAPNGAKALEFMENHTIQLLITDISMPIMDGFELIKAVKPRYEHLAIVVLTCHQDFHYVQDALRLGAIDYIVKTELENDTLHQSISRFVMRVKEQAANRNEVGPAQEPEVPIHSESWGLLLTPLRKGAGLSEVLALTLESAAPLMLPDGGCFIPSHELKLGYRDKERILDLVDGSSWVITILHNLRRNADKSTLDKLNDYWKNKLFYEYTCHTPVYEVDWHSLNGERKPSPEANQALHQLTQQWKSFLWVYDDNLFRQMVQDVKERQSPAAAWKEVLQQTVSLWRHLVAIDGSANWHVETSALYYWEQWVDWLSLIRPKLRRQEFSDEVCISILRAIHMIRQDIHLGINQSEVAAKVKITRSYFSHCFKQYAGQTFQEVINDIRVERACELLLSTQEPVYRIAEQVGFDDDKYFSKFFKQQTGMLPSNVRKV from the coding sequence ATGATAGAAGCATTAATCGTCGATGATGAATATATTGTCCGCAAAGGTCTCGTGCACATGTTCCCGTGGGAGGAATTCGGCATCCGGATTGCCGGAGAAGCGCCCAACGGGGCCAAAGCTCTAGAATTCATGGAGAATCATACGATTCAGCTGTTGATCACCGACATTTCAATGCCGATTATGGACGGCTTCGAGCTAATCAAAGCGGTTAAGCCCCGCTACGAACATTTGGCCATTGTTGTGCTGACCTGCCATCAAGATTTTCACTATGTTCAAGATGCCCTGCGTTTGGGGGCGATTGACTATATCGTAAAGACAGAGCTAGAGAACGACACGCTGCATCAATCGATATCGCGATTCGTCATGCGGGTGAAGGAGCAGGCTGCAAATCGCAACGAAGTGGGGCCTGCTCAAGAGCCCGAAGTACCGATACATTCGGAATCTTGGGGCTTGTTGTTGACCCCTTTGCGTAAAGGGGCAGGGCTGAGCGAAGTACTGGCACTCACCCTAGAAAGCGCAGCGCCTCTTATGCTGCCAGATGGCGGATGCTTTATCCCGAGTCATGAACTGAAGCTAGGATATCGCGATAAGGAGCGAATTCTTGATCTGGTGGACGGCTCAAGCTGGGTAATCACAATTCTCCACAATCTGCGCCGTAATGCCGACAAATCTACACTGGATAAGCTGAACGATTACTGGAAAAATAAACTGTTCTACGAGTACACCTGCCATACGCCTGTGTATGAGGTCGATTGGCATTCGCTGAATGGCGAGCGCAAGCCATCTCCCGAAGCCAATCAGGCGCTGCATCAGCTGACTCAGCAGTGGAAATCATTCCTGTGGGTATATGACGACAATCTGTTTCGGCAGATGGTGCAGGACGTGAAGGAGCGCCAGTCGCCAGCTGCTGCCTGGAAAGAAGTTCTGCAGCAAACAGTCAGCTTGTGGAGGCACCTAGTTGCAATTGACGGCTCCGCCAACTGGCACGTGGAAACGAGCGCTTTGTATTATTGGGAGCAATGGGTTGATTGGCTCAGCCTTATACGTCCGAAGCTTCGCCGCCAGGAATTCTCGGATGAAGTGTGCATCAGCATCTTGCGAGCGATACATATGATACGGCAAGACATCCACCTTGGGATTAACCAGTCGGAGGTTGCTGCAAAGGTAAAAATTACCCGCAGCTACTTCAGTCACTGCTTTAAGCAATACGCAGGACAAACCTTCCAAGAGGTGATTAATGACATCCGAGTAGAGCGTGCGTGCGAGTTGCTGCTTAGTACCCAAGAGCCTGTGTATCGGATTGCCGAGCAAGTGGGCTTCGATGACGACAAATATTTCAGTAAATTTTTCAAGCAGCAGACGGGTATGCTCCCGAGTAATGTCCGAAAAGTTTAG
- a CDS encoding sensor histidine kinase, whose translation MSALIPLLLLGLTSYYTIYMLLENKVERGIRNSLEVERLNVENLISNLDFASKQLVYGSIGSRINSYLSSSSYDQYEFTKNITESLETTTYTNPLIGTMFYYLPATGEELFNFFQLKNINPLQFDELGSGQDVAYYAPHPPMNVIETKPLVLSITRKLKLSDGDKKREVYAYLETTGAAYQGVFRNEQYGFNAVRALLSSEGKVVYSENMKLLPVGLTSDELSEKIGDSHYIFKDKGKQGWQIAVFVKKNEVNAEINQWIVSYSLIAFFSLTISLILAYALWRTIYRPLVNVKREIQLLSNNQWDSPVKKMGIREFDELLSNFMNMKLRITDLLQEVQEKEKKKKQLEIEKLLYQINPHFLYNTLNTIQWYGMMIGHKEIVTLAKAFSRVLHYNLGKEGTIVTVSAEIEALKDYIQLQQIRYNYNFQIDIEAQPETLTKNLPRFILQPLVENALYHAFKDDGGRILVRCVLLPDGFLQVTVEDNGQGISEDKLRTLFEEQSDSSKRGMGIGLSFVNNQLKSHYGETYGLQVTSTLGEGTVMIIRVPSEIKEEQSHDRSINRR comes from the coding sequence GTGAGCGCCTTGATACCGCTCCTTCTGCTAGGTCTAACATCCTATTATACAATCTATATGCTTCTCGAGAACAAAGTGGAGCGGGGCATCCGCAACTCACTTGAGGTGGAAAGGTTGAACGTGGAGAACTTAATCAGTAATTTGGACTTCGCTTCCAAACAGCTGGTGTACGGTTCCATCGGCAGCAGAATTAATTCCTATCTTAGTTCCTCCAGTTACGATCAGTACGAATTTACCAAAAATATTACAGAATCGCTCGAAACAACAACGTATACGAACCCGCTGATCGGCACGATGTTTTATTATTTGCCAGCCACCGGTGAAGAATTGTTTAATTTTTTCCAGTTGAAGAACATCAACCCCCTGCAATTCGACGAGCTGGGCAGCGGTCAGGATGTCGCTTATTATGCTCCGCATCCGCCAATGAATGTGATCGAGACCAAGCCGCTCGTGCTCTCGATTACCAGAAAGTTGAAACTGTCCGATGGGGATAAGAAGAGAGAAGTTTATGCGTATTTGGAGACGACAGGGGCGGCATATCAAGGCGTCTTCCGCAACGAGCAATACGGATTTAACGCCGTTCGGGCACTGCTCAGCTCGGAGGGGAAGGTCGTATACTCCGAAAATATGAAGCTTCTTCCTGTGGGACTTACCTCGGACGAGCTGTCGGAGAAAATCGGAGACAGTCATTATATATTCAAGGATAAGGGCAAGCAAGGTTGGCAAATAGCCGTTTTCGTCAAGAAAAATGAAGTCAACGCCGAAATCAATCAGTGGATCGTCTCTTATAGCCTCATTGCCTTTTTTTCGTTGACGATCTCCTTAATTCTCGCTTATGCATTGTGGAGGACGATTTACAGGCCGCTCGTGAACGTCAAGCGCGAGATTCAGCTGCTGTCCAACAATCAGTGGGACAGTCCGGTCAAAAAGATGGGGATTAGGGAATTCGACGAATTGCTGAGCAATTTCATGAATATGAAGCTTCGGATCACCGATTTGCTGCAGGAAGTGCAGGAGAAGGAGAAGAAAAAGAAGCAACTGGAAATCGAGAAGCTGCTGTATCAGATCAATCCGCATTTTCTATATAACACGCTGAATACCATCCAGTGGTACGGCATGATGATCGGGCATAAGGAAATCGTCACGTTAGCCAAAGCGTTCTCACGGGTGCTGCATTACAACCTGGGCAAAGAAGGGACGATCGTGACGGTAAGTGCGGAAATCGAAGCGTTGAAAGATTACATTCAGCTTCAGCAGATTCGGTACAATTACAATTTCCAAATTGACATTGAGGCGCAGCCTGAAACGCTAACGAAAAATTTGCCCCGATTCATCTTGCAGCCACTTGTCGAGAATGCGCTGTATCACGCCTTTAAGGATGACGGAGGACGTATTCTCGTGCGCTGCGTGCTGCTGCCGGATGGTTTCCTGCAAGTGACGGTTGAAGATAACGGGCAAGGCATTTCCGAAGACAAGCTGCGAACGCTGTTTGAGGAGCAGTCGGATTCGTCCAAGCGGGGTATGGGGATTGGACTCAGCTTCGTCAACAACCAGTTAAAGTCCCACTACGGAGAGACTTATGGACTTCAGGTTACGAGTACGCTCGGCGAAGGCACCGTGATGATCATTCGGGTCCCTTCGGAAATTAAGGAGGAACAGAGCCATGATAGAAGCATTAATCGTCGATGA